One Thermoanaerobacter pseudethanolicus ATCC 33223 DNA window includes the following coding sequences:
- a CDS encoding sensor histidine kinase, whose product MVLDINLVMEMFRNNLRTRTAIVFISIALISIVIVSITTNILIINSFGNYVTKSTDKEFSNIANTLAAVYKSEGGWKSTTGREIGHAAMMEGYGLRLRDKDGKIIWDFSSMSYMMNMMGKWNKKNISEKTLPIIVDEKTVGYVDIIYYGPIMMSDLDFKFLYDISRYNVIATVIAIFIALIISIYVSNYITRPLINITEVAKKLEKGDFTAKVYDIPKEEELFKLTAAINHLGESLKYQEILRKQMTSDIAHELRTPLTTLHSHIEAMLDGVWEPTYERLKSLNEEVLRLINIVKDLETLNKFESDMLKLNKIKFDASELVKSILTNFEASFAEKEQEVVKNIEDNIMLFGDKDRIAQVFVNLISNSNKYTPVGGKIKIDFYKDGDYAVFIVEDNGMGISKDDIPFIFERFYRGEKSRNRETGGSGIGLSIAKAIVLAHGGKINVESEINKGSKFIVKIPL is encoded by the coding sequence ATGGTGTTGGATATAAATTTGGTGATGGAAATGTTTAGAAATAATTTAAGAACAAGGACGGCTATTGTATTTATTTCAATAGCTCTTATATCGATTGTTATTGTAAGTATTACAACAAACATCTTAATAATAAATAGCTTTGGAAATTATGTTACAAAGTCAACAGATAAAGAATTTAGCAATATAGCTAACACTCTTGCTGCAGTGTATAAATCTGAGGGGGGGTGGAAAAGTACAACAGGGCGTGAAATTGGTCATGCAGCTATGATGGAAGGATATGGATTAAGACTTAGAGATAAAGATGGCAAGATTATATGGGATTTTTCTTCAATGTCATATATGATGAATATGATGGGAAAATGGAATAAGAAAAATATTTCTGAAAAAACTCTTCCCATCATTGTAGATGAAAAAACAGTGGGATATGTGGATATAATTTATTATGGGCCGATAATGATGAGTGACTTGGATTTTAAGTTTTTATATGACATTAGTAGATATAATGTTATAGCAACGGTGATAGCTATTTTTATAGCATTGATTATAAGTATTTATGTGTCAAATTATATTACAAGACCGTTAATTAATATTACGGAAGTTGCTAAAAAGCTTGAAAAAGGTGATTTTACTGCAAAGGTTTATGATATACCTAAAGAAGAAGAGCTATTTAAGCTCACAGCTGCAATAAACCACCTTGGAGAATCTTTAAAATATCAAGAAATACTAAGAAAACAAATGACCTCTGACATTGCACATGAGCTTAGAACACCATTGACAACATTGCACAGTCATATTGAAGCAATGCTTGATGGGGTTTGGGAGCCTACGTATGAAAGACTGAAGAGTTTAAATGAAGAGGTCTTAAGACTTATAAATATTGTAAAAGACCTTGAAACATTGAATAAATTTGAATCTGACATGTTAAAGCTTAATAAAATCAAATTTGACGCAAGCGAATTAGTAAAGAGCATTTTAACAAATTTTGAAGCATCTTTTGCTGAAAAAGAACAAGAAGTTGTAAAGAACATCGAAGATAACATTATGTTGTTTGGCGATAAGGACAGGATAGCACAGGTCTTTGTTAACCTAATATCAAATTCAAATAAATATACTCCTGTAGGTGGCAAAATAAAAATAGACTTTTATAAAGATGGCGATTATGCAGTATTTATTGTAGAAGATAATGGAATGGGTATATCAAAAGATGATATTCCTTTTATTTTTGAAAGGTTTTACAGAGGAGAAAAATCAAGAAATCGTGAAACAGGTGGAAGTGGAATAGGGCTTTCGATTGCAAAAGCCATAGTACTAGCCCATGGAGGCAAAATAAACGTTGAAAGCGAGATAAATAAAGGGAGTAAGTTTATTGTTAAAATTCCCCTATAA
- a CDS encoding SHOCT domain-containing protein, whose protein sequence is MMRMMYGWGWGYGIGGFIWSIVWMAIEIGLIVAAIYLIISLFRGTKNRNKERDAIEILKERYARGEISEEEYLERKKRLEEK, encoded by the coding sequence ATGATGAGAATGATGTATGGCTGGGGCTGGGGATATGGAATAGGTGGATTTATTTGGAGCATTGTCTGGATGGCAATAGAGATAGGTTTAATAGTTGCTGCAATATATCTTATTATATCATTATTTCGAGGCACAAAAAATAGAAACAAAGAGAGGGATGCGATAGAAATTTTAAAAGAAAGATATGCAAGAGGGGAAATAAGCGAAGAAGAATATCTTGAACGAAAAAAACGACTTGAAGAAAAATGA
- a CDS encoding ArsR/SmtB family transcription factor yields the protein MKEKGNKAEACEVTIIHEDIVNKVKEIMPEETKLYDLAELFKVFGDTTRIKILCALFESEMCVCDIAALLGMSQSAVSHQLRVLKQNKLVKFKKEGKVVYYSLADDHVKKIFEQGFNHINE from the coding sequence ATGAAGGAGAAAGGAAATAAAGCAGAGGCTTGTGAAGTTACTATAATACATGAAGATATTGTAAACAAAGTAAAAGAAATTATGCCCGAAGAAACAAAATTATATGACCTTGCAGAATTATTCAAAGTATTTGGGGATACTACAAGGATAAAAATACTCTGTGCGTTATTTGAATCAGAGATGTGTGTTTGTGACATTGCGGCACTTCTTGGCATGAGCCAGTCTGCTGTTTCCCACCAACTTCGAGTATTAAAGCAAAATAAATTAGTGAAATTTAAAAAAGAAGGAAAAGTAGTGTATTATTCTTTAGCGGATGACCATGTAAAGAAAATATTTGAGCAGGGATTTAATCATATTAATGAGTGA